A region of the Polaribacter sp. L3A8 genome:
TATCAATTTAGAACCTAAACCTTTTCCTCTTGTAATTGGCAAGAAATACATTTTTTGAAGTTCGCAGGTATTCCCTTCAAAATTGTCTAATTGTGCAATTCCTGCGCCACCAACAATCTTGTTTTTGTACTCTATAACATAATAAAAAGAGGTTGGTTTCTCAAAATTTTCAAACATTTTATCGGTAGCTTTATCTTCGTAAGCGGTGCCTATTTTTGGAGCGCCCATTTCTACAAGAACCTCTCTAATTACCATTGCCATTTGTGCAT
Encoded here:
- a CDS encoding GNAT family N-acetyltransferase, which codes for MTSQDFIIREILPKDNAQMAMVIREVLVEMGAPKIGTAYEDKATDKMFENFEKPTSFYYVIEYKNKIVGGAGIAQLDNFEGNTCELQKMYFLPITRGKGLGSKLIETCLEKAKSIGFENCYLETMPYMDAAQALYKKNGFINLDKPMGNTGHYSCPVWMLKKL